One genomic window of Polyangium aurulentum includes the following:
- a CDS encoding ATP-grasp domain-containing protein, with protein sequence MIFLWGLPGDTPMAAVHEALERLDAPIFFLDQREALRTEVELEVGMEVAGTVRIGGRTLDLGAVTAAYPRPYDSSKLPDVKRAGPASPEARHVMQLDDALFSWCEITPALVINRASAGAANGSKPYQAALIEPHGFRTPETLLTTDPEAAREFLARHGTIIYKSISGIRSIVSRFSAKHDERLAALRWCPTQFQERVEGDDYRVHVIGQEVFASRIVTDVDDYRYPRRQGGRTSVEPFDAPPELAEKCKRMAHAMALPVAGIDLRRTPEGEWYCFEVNPSPGFTYYQEECGFPMDEAIARLLFEGRIP encoded by the coding sequence ATGATTTTCCTCTGGGGTCTCCCTGGCGATACGCCGATGGCCGCCGTGCACGAGGCGCTCGAGCGCCTCGACGCGCCCATCTTCTTTCTCGACCAGCGCGAGGCGCTGCGCACGGAGGTCGAGCTCGAGGTGGGCATGGAGGTCGCGGGCACGGTCCGCATCGGCGGCCGGACGCTCGATCTGGGCGCGGTCACCGCGGCCTATCCCCGGCCCTACGATTCGAGCAAGCTCCCCGACGTGAAGCGCGCCGGACCGGCGAGCCCCGAGGCCCGCCACGTCATGCAGCTCGACGACGCGCTCTTCTCGTGGTGCGAGATCACCCCCGCCCTGGTCATCAATCGCGCCTCCGCGGGGGCGGCCAATGGGTCGAAGCCGTATCAGGCCGCGCTGATCGAGCCCCACGGGTTTCGCACGCCAGAGACGTTGCTCACCACCGATCCGGAGGCCGCCCGGGAGTTTCTGGCCCGGCACGGCACGATCATCTACAAATCGATCAGCGGGATCCGCAGCATCGTCTCGCGCTTCTCGGCGAAGCACGACGAGCGCCTGGCCGCGCTGCGGTGGTGCCCGACGCAGTTCCAGGAGCGCGTGGAGGGGGACGATTACCGCGTCCACGTGATCGGACAGGAGGTCTTCGCCTCCCGGATCGTGACGGACGTCGACGATTATCGCTACCCCCGCCGGCAGGGGGGCCGGACCTCGGTCGAGCCCTTCGACGCGCCGCCCGAGCTGGCGGAGAAATGCAAGCGCATGGCGCACGCGATGGCGCTGCCGGTGGCCGGCATCGATCTGCGCCGCACGCCGGAGGGAGAATGGTACTGCTTCGAGGTCAATCCCTCGCCGGGCTTCACTTACTACCAGGAAGAGTGCGGATTCCCGATGGACGAGGCGATCGCCCGCCTTCTTTTCGAGGGGAGGATTCCATGA
- a CDS encoding head GIN domain-containing protein produces the protein MNSGFIFALTMAATLTSSAWAESAVRGNGVSTEARRSVREFDQIQASGPYQLDISRGSRESVTIRGDRNIVPLVRTRQEGKTLFISVSQPIEPRIPLVVSLSVPELSAVSLTGAVEANLDAFSGRELRLEVGGACSLRAKNLRFSRLSADVTGASSLELGGHAAQAHLRIVGSSRFDGASLTSRGASLEVIGASSASLGASGNLTGRVVGASTVHYGGTPASAAGLAVDFTSFLEALPSR, from the coding sequence ATGAATTCTGGATTCATTTTCGCGCTGACCATGGCGGCGACGCTGACCTCCAGCGCATGGGCCGAGTCCGCAGTGCGGGGAAACGGCGTATCGACCGAGGCGCGGCGGAGCGTGCGCGAGTTCGATCAAATCCAGGCCTCCGGGCCTTATCAGCTCGACATTTCCCGAGGCTCGCGCGAAAGCGTCACGATACGCGGCGACCGAAACATCGTTCCACTCGTCAGGACGAGGCAGGAAGGCAAGACGCTCTTCATTTCCGTCTCGCAACCGATCGAGCCCCGGATTCCCCTCGTGGTGTCGCTCTCCGTGCCGGAGCTCTCCGCGGTGTCGCTCACCGGCGCCGTCGAGGCCAACCTCGACGCATTCAGCGGTCGTGAGCTCCGGCTCGAGGTGGGCGGCGCCTGCAGCCTGCGCGCGAAAAACCTCCGGTTTTCGAGGCTCTCCGCGGATGTCACCGGCGCATCGTCTCTCGAGCTCGGGGGGCACGCCGCGCAGGCGCACCTGAGGATCGTCGGCTCCTCGCGTTTCGACGGGGCATCCCTCACCTCGCGCGGGGCGTCCCTGGAGGTCATTGGCGCTTCCAGTGCGAGCCTGGGCGCGAGCGGCAACCTCACCGGTAGGGTCGTGGGGGCGTCGACGGTCCATTACGGAGGAACGCCCGCGTCCGCAGCGGGCCTCGCGGTGGACTTCACCTCTTTCCTCGAAGCGCTGCCCTCTCGGTGA
- a CDS encoding FG-GAP-like repeat-containing protein: MNAGTLKVAGRLGCWALGFGVMLGSMGCEILARVDRSQIDEGNSGTSAVCGDGALAAPEACDDGNEASGDGCSSDCKVESGWTCSGKPSTCTNVDDCTPNPCQNGGACTDGVDGYTCQCAPGFTGTNCETKVDGCSPNPCMNGGACTDGVDGYTCQCASGFTGTNCETNVDDCTPNPCQNGGTCTDGIDGYTCQCASGFTGTNCETNVDDCSPNPCMNGGTCADGVDGYTCQCASGFTGTNCETNVDDCSPNPCQNGGTCTDGVGGYTCQCAPTYEGTNCASCAGSLADCNGLSSDGCEANLQSDADHCNACNLACSMGDICSNGACQAAPSGQVPGTPIDTAATHTPLAPAVADVNGDGKLDILVANGESGSTMSPSGSVSVFYGNGNGTVQGEVNYAGAPLSSNAVVAVDVDGDGWLDAVTVDGQTNLPATHGNISVYRNLGASAPGTFGALTSFTTGAPGSVHLCAGDFDGDGLVDVATTSVVTNQVSVIFGTGAGSFGTPVLTTIPATGGAQSTIACRDLTGDGRPEIVVTSPSGARLSILINQGDGSFAAPVSYTNALNGQTAGIAFGDADGDGKLDILANGAAGAYLFFFKGNGDGTVASGVQSATGASPVANTALGVVASDFNGDGKLDAYILVTAASGGVRPMTGNGNGSFTAGAVVPTGTSPGLNAIAVADLDGDGYDDLILTNKGSNTLTVIPNGL; encoded by the coding sequence ATGAACGCAGGGACGTTGAAGGTGGCCGGGCGGTTGGGCTGCTGGGCCCTCGGCTTCGGGGTGATGCTCGGGTCGATGGGGTGCGAGATCCTCGCCCGCGTCGATCGCAGCCAGATCGACGAAGGCAACAGCGGCACGAGCGCGGTGTGCGGCGACGGTGCCCTCGCCGCGCCGGAGGCCTGCGACGACGGCAACGAGGCGAGCGGCGATGGCTGCTCCAGCGACTGCAAGGTCGAGAGCGGCTGGACCTGCTCCGGGAAGCCCAGCACGTGCACGAACGTCGACGATTGCACCCCCAACCCATGCCAGAACGGCGGCGCCTGCACCGACGGCGTCGACGGCTACACGTGTCAGTGCGCGCCCGGCTTCACCGGGACAAACTGCGAGACGAAGGTCGACGGCTGCTCCCCCAATCCGTGTATGAACGGCGGCGCCTGCACCGACGGCGTCGACGGCTACACGTGCCAGTGCGCGTCCGGTTTCACCGGAACAAATTGCGAGACGAACGTCGACGACTGCACCCCCAACCCGTGCCAGAATGGCGGGACGTGCACTGACGGCATCGACGGCTACACGTGCCAGTGCGCGTCCGGTTTCACCGGAACGAATTGCGAGACGAACGTCGACGACTGTTCCCCCAACCCGTGTATGAACGGCGGGACGTGCGCCGACGGCGTCGACGGTTACACGTGCCAGTGCGCGTCCGGCTTCACCGGGACAAACTGCGAGACGAACGTCGACGACTGTTCGCCCAACCCGTGCCAGAACGGCGGGACGTGCACCGACGGCGTCGGCGGCTACACGTGCCAGTGCGCGCCCACCTACGAGGGGACCAACTGCGCGTCGTGCGCCGGCAGCCTCGCGGACTGCAACGGGCTTTCGTCCGACGGCTGCGAGGCGAACCTCCAGAGCGACGCCGACCACTGCAACGCTTGCAATCTCGCGTGCTCGATGGGCGACATCTGCTCGAATGGCGCTTGCCAGGCTGCGCCCTCCGGCCAGGTCCCCGGCACGCCGATCGACACCGCGGCCACGCACACCCCGCTGGCTCCGGCGGTCGCCGATGTCAACGGCGACGGCAAGCTCGACATCCTGGTGGCCAACGGCGAATCCGGCTCGACGATGAGCCCCTCCGGCTCGGTCTCCGTTTTTTACGGCAATGGCAACGGAACCGTCCAGGGCGAGGTCAATTACGCGGGCGCCCCGCTCTCGAGCAACGCGGTCGTGGCGGTGGACGTGGACGGCGACGGTTGGCTCGATGCGGTCACCGTCGACGGCCAGACCAACCTGCCCGCCACCCATGGGAACATCAGCGTCTACCGTAACCTGGGCGCGAGCGCGCCCGGGACTTTCGGCGCGCTGACGAGCTTCACCACCGGCGCCCCGGGCTCCGTGCACCTCTGCGCCGGGGATTTCGACGGCGATGGGCTGGTCGACGTCGCCACCACCAGCGTGGTCACGAACCAGGTGAGCGTGATTTTCGGCACCGGCGCGGGCAGCTTCGGCACGCCCGTGCTCACCACCATTCCTGCCACCGGCGGCGCCCAGTCGACCATTGCCTGCCGTGACCTGACCGGCGACGGCCGCCCCGAAATCGTGGTGACGAGCCCGAGCGGCGCGCGCCTCTCGATCCTCATCAACCAAGGCGACGGCTCGTTCGCGGCCCCGGTCTCCTACACGAACGCGCTCAACGGCCAGACGGCGGGCATCGCATTCGGCGACGCCGACGGAGATGGCAAGCTCGACATCCTCGCGAACGGCGCGGCCGGCGCGTACCTCTTCTTCTTCAAAGGGAACGGCGACGGCACCGTCGCGAGCGGCGTGCAGTCCGCCACGGGGGCCAGCCCGGTCGCCAACACGGCGCTGGGCGTCGTGGCCAGCGACTTCAACGGCGACGGCAAGCTCGACGCCTACATCCTGGTCACCGCTGCCTCGGGCGGGGTCCGCCCGATGACAGGCAATGGCAACGGATCCTTTACCGCAGGCGCCGTCGTCCCCACCGGCACCTCGCCCGGCCTCAATGCCATCGCAGTCGCGGACCTGGATGGCGATGGGTACGACGATCTCATCCTGACGAACAAGGGCTCCAACACGCTCACCGTGATTCCCAACGGACTCTGA